The DNA window aaaaaaaaaaaaaaaaaaaaaaaaaaacagagaacagaaGGAAACGAAAACCCAGACATGATCCTTTCGATCTATATCatcatcaaataaaataaaagagcatTAATTCAACCCAATCTTTCCTTCGGCATCACACGGAGCGCCAATTGGTCGACGATCGACGCCGGAGGAGAAGAGCGTACCGTCGTCGGTTACGCAGGAGGAGCAGAGATATGGATGCGCAGTTGCAGGTCGTCTTCAACGGTTGGACAGGGAGGCATATCTCGATCTTCGAATGAGCGGAGCTCCCCGTCGACGATCGACGCCGGAGGAGAAGAGCCTACCGTCGTCGGTTACGCAGGAGGAGCAGAGAAGTCCGGTGATGTCGGTTACGCAGGAGGAGCAGAGCCTGAACTCGCAGGGCTGCAGGTCGTCTTCTATTCTTGTACAGTGAGGCTAAACTCGCGATCGTCGAATGCTTGGAGCTCCCCGTCGTCGGTTACGCCGGAGGAGATCGTTGCTTCCTCGTCGTCGGTTACGCAGGAGGAGATCGCTGCTTCCTCGTCGTCGGTTACGCAGTGGGAGAAGAGATCTCGGTGAACTGGGGAACCGTCGTCTTCAACGGTTGTACAGGTCTCTTCTCTGTCGATCTTCGAATGAGGTCCCAATATGCACTTTGGATTTTTAAAAGGGTCGGGGTATCGAACTTTTTTGTTCcgcttttttgtttcgagaaacaagcgaaacaagtaaaacttgtttcgtcattcatgtttcttgaagcataaattgttataaatttcaatttacgcttcaagaaacaagtagaacacaacacgtttaccaaacggtatttatgttgtttctgtgtttctgagaacagaaaatcacagaaacacgtttctggttacgttatcaaacgggccctaagttctACTCAAAAGTGTTTTTCATTAGGGCAGTCCACAGATACGTATTTACCCATCTACACACCTGACTGACTTACACCTCCCAGTGGTCTCATAACTCCATAGGAGGGGGTTTAGCGCACCACAGCTTCACCAATTGTGTAGGTCTATAATCATTTCTGCTACACCAATAAACATTGTGAGGGTTTTTTTAAGTGTATACTGAAATTTTCACCTTCAGACACCTTCCTGAAATCATTTTATAACCAATGTTGTTAGTAATCAATCAATCAAGGAAATTGAGGTCCTCCTTAAGACCCGTGTTCTGGGTCTATTACATCTAACTGTGACCTTAATTACATCATGTAATGTTTCGAAATACACTACCATTACTGCATTATGGTGAACAAAAACATGGAAATAATATACACTGCAGGACTTTCGGAACAAGATCAACCAAATAAGGCAGTAAAAAagcatgaaaattttcatccatAATCACATATGTAGTAGTACTAATCTGGAAAAAACAGAgaacattaaaaggaaaaaaaaagaaaagaaaagagaaaagggcaAGAAGAGCAACTCCTTGTACCATCCAGGATGGCTAGGCAACTACAAAGACAGAAATCTAGAGCTTCCTGTGTCCAACAAACCCACACACAAACTTCCGGGTTTCTACATAGACAAAAGACTCGATCCTTGCACTGGAAAAGGAAATATATAAACAGCTAAAAAACCATCTAATTACACTGGAAGAGTCCTGTTATTACTTCCTAACTCTGCTTCTTCACTGGTCCCAGCTTCGTTCTCATTCTCACCCGACATCTCCTCTAGGGATTTACCCTTTGATTCAGGTACTAGAAAGGTACAAACCAATCCTAAGAAGTTAATACAACCCAGAACAATAAGTGAATTCCTCATACCAATACCAGCTGGGTAACCTGCATCAGTCTTTGTCTTGTCCTGGCTTTGAGCTGCATAAAGGAACCCAAAGGCTCCAACCATTGCACCTAATTTCCCAGATGCTGCCGAGATACCATGGCATGTTGACCGAAGTCTGGCTGGGAAAATCTCTGCTGGTACCACAAATGTGGTAGCATTAGGCCCAAAATTTGCAAAGAAGAAGGTCAGGGAATACATGATGACAAACCCAATTCGGTTTTCCTTCAAAGTCCAGTGATGATAGGGTATGGCAAGAGCAAACATGAACACTGTCATGAAGAAGAAACCCATCAGTTGAATTGCAAACCGCCCAATGATATCGATGAAAGCCACCGTGAACCAATACCCTGGGACAGTACTACAGAGAGCAATAAGAGTTTGTGCCCTTGCAATTCTGTAAACCTCCTCAATTGCATTCATCGTCTTTGCATTTGGAATCCAACCAATAGCAGTGAAGATGTCCTTTTGGAACAAATTTTGACTGTAGAAAGCAATGTCCAATAAGAACCATGTACTAGTAGTTCCAAGCAAATGAAACCCATGTCGAAGAAGGAACTCCTTAGAAAACAAACCAAAGGATTTATCTCTCTCTGTAATTTCATCAACCTTCTCCTGTTCAGCTTCAACATCAACCTGCATAACCTTTGCCATGTCTGATGCCGCTTGTTTTGCGTTCTTCGCAACAAGGGCAGTGTAACGAGCAGTCTCAGGCATTTTCAAACGCCAGTAGTATGTAAGCAAAGCTGGTAATGCACCAAACATCAAAATAATGCGCCACACAAAATCAGCCTCTGGGATTGTTGAGGCAAGTGGATTTTCTTCATAAGTTGGAGCTGGGTACTTAGCCTTGAATGCAGCTGAAACAATGATTGCAACCATTCCACCAGCTAAAATTCCAAAACCTTGCATTGCAAATACAGCAGCTATGAAAGCCCCACGAGTTTTCTTGTTGGCATACTCAGACATTATAGTTGCAGAGAGTGGGTAATCACCACCAATGCCAAAACCAAGCCAGAATCTGAAGAAACAAAGTGTGGCCATAACACTCTTTGGAGTATGACCAAAGGAGAGCCCAGAGGCAACAGAACAGAGGACCATGACCATGAGGGTCATGCCATAGACACGCTTGCGACCCATTTTGTCACCAAGCCAGCCAAAGAAGAGTTGCCCAGTAAGTGTGCCAACGAATGCAACACCATTGACGGCAGCAGATACACTGGGGGGCAAAGATCCTGGCTTTGCCGCACCCTCATGGTGGTAGTATATCCGACCAAGCAATTTGGTGACTAATGAGATGCAGAAGAGATCGTAAGCATCCGTGAAGAAACCCATGCCGGCAATTATGATTGCTGTAAAGTGGTACCATTGTGTCTTTGCTACATCAAGTGCATTAAGCACTTGCAATTGATCCTTAGCCATGGATGACTAATACAACTCTGCTACCGATTCAACCACCTTGAAAGAAACCTACTAGGAGGTAAACAAAACAGAGATTAGATTAGAAACCACCTgggagaaaagggggatttcaactgtgatttcaaaatttctaaaataataccaggaaacaaaaaaatcaaaaggcaAGATAGGAAAGCAACAAACAAGGAAGATAACAaactcgaaaaaaaaaaagtcaatctGTGCCATTTGAAGTCCCTGACTGTTGCAAGGGATATCGATAATTAGTTACAATCATTTTGGTCAATTAAACAAGAAAGGGTAGATCAATCTCTCGCCTATCCCCTACTGGGAATTTGTCTCAGTAGGATTAACAGCAGGGGTGAAAttacagaagaagaggatgaagtaACAGGAGtgaattaattaataaaaaaaggtgAACAGAAGAAGATTATGAAACCCATGATCACTCTAGAAAGGCCAAAGGTCTCCATGAGTACAGGAAAATCAGATCAAACCGTtcagaaaaaaagagggaaacctttagggaaaaaaagcaagaaaacagagaaaaaggaGGATTCGAATCTTAAAAATCTACGACCCACTAGTAACAACCACATTCCCACCTTCCCATTGATTTCCTCCCATTTCACATTTCCAAATAAGAGAACAAATACAGAGAATACCAAAAACTCATGAACCCAAAAGTCTAAACCCACAAATCTTGCAGTTATTCTCTTCCTTTCCATCATAACTTGAAGGGGTCCCAGAAGAAGGCGACATAAACAGGAACAGAACGGCTCAAAGAATCcgaaaggaaaaaggaaactgggaaaaataatatttttggaggaaaaaagaaagaaattacagTAGattaaaataaccaaaaaataaataaataaataatcccgAAATTAAACTGTAGTTTCCGATGAGCTAGAGTTAGTTTATGGACTTATGGGTCCCCTGTAATTGATTAAATTATTAGAGAAGTCAAGATGGTCAATTTTGAATGGAAAGAAGTAAAGATCTGGCTTGACTCTTACTGACTCGTCTGTCAAATATCGTCAAAAGAACGACAGAATAATAACTGGATTTGAGATCAGAGACCATACAGAGCTATAATTCGAAGCTCCACCACCGCCTCATTAAAAGATCAAAATCCCGAAATTCAAAAACGAGTAATTCAGATCAAGAACTCGTTAGGAAACTAAAGGGGAGTAAGCGTACCTTGGGTGATTGCTTCAGAAAGAAACAGAGGAAAGAagatttcctctctctctctctatctctctctccttcagaatcttgaaagaaaaaatggtgaCAAGAACATGATCTTGACTTGAAAGACAGAACTCATTCTGGTAGAGAATGGACCACAAGAAGTCACTCTTCTGCGGAGGAGGAAAGTTGAAACTCCACAAAAAGTATTGGGAAACGTTAAGAATATATAGAGACGGAAGAACGAGATAGCGAATCACTCACTCACCTTGCGTGTTCCGTTCCtttgggggaagagagagagagtgtgtgtatgGATGGAGGGAAATATGGGAGAGAATGGCTCCGTATTTAACTGCATCGGACTCTCCCCGAGAGTAGAATCTCTAGTGGAATATGCCTTCTACagtctctcctctctctctctctctctctaaaagagTCAGAGTCAAATTGTATCTTTCCAATATTTTTAGTAAACAAAAATCCGAAGGAATGTGATTTAAAAGGGCATTTCCCCTACAGGTGCGCAAACGAGTTGTATACGGTTAGGGACTGCCTCAAAACGAATTAGATTTCTCTAACGAAACAATGCACGTAGCAGGAGATTCCAATTCCATGGCTCTCCTcacatttctctctttctatctctttcCAATGTTGTCAAAATAATtctccattttttattattttatgttatttCATCCATATTCAGTCAAACGAGGAGAATACAGTCTCGTCCTTAgatcttcttttaaaaaaaaaaaaaaaaggcttaaaTTATAGCATGGTTCTCGTTTGGTAGTTATTATATTCCATAAACAAGTTTTggtattaaaattaaaaattttatgtttctacgtcaaaaaaaaaaaaaattttctatgGTTATCAATTCCTTCTTTTGTGGTGAGAAGTTTATGAAGATTAtgattattcttcttctctctctctccactactTCTCGATTCCTGCAGactcctctctcttctatccCTTCCTCTGCCTCTGCCACAAAACCACAGTAGCTCCCTTTCCCCACATAGCATCATTAAAGTAGCTTTCATGGGGCAACAACTTTATTAAAGTTATCTTAAACGAGGTTGTTGGATGGGCAATTTTCCTTATATTTTGCAGATTCAAATAAAAACTTGGATCCACTTAATTTCTATAAAAGTTTTCAACAAGTTAGATTCATCATCAGTGCTTCAGGatcagaaaaatagaaaattaaagtaaattcAATTAAAAACCATTACGATAGGGGGAAAAATAGAGAGGtgtggagaggagagagaaaacaattGAGGtgtggagaggagagagaaaacaattGCAGTCAGTTTAGGTAAACAGTTAAACGATTGAAATGTGATGAAATTAAATCAACTTTTGATAGTTGAAGAATGCACTAACAAGTTACGTGCTgcaatttttttacctttttttactcaattccttaaaaaaaatagaaaaatatatcaTACACATCAAatgaaagattctatttttttaatttccataaAACAAACAACGTTTTACAAGATTACCAACCGCAGTCTAAATCTCACCACtcataaaagacaaaaatcccAACCTATCAATGTTTTCATATGAGAAAAAGGACAAATATCCATATGCTGGTGCAGGAATGACGAaccttcttttttatattttaatgagaaaatagaACAAATGTTAGGATCTCATATTGTATGTATATATtaagaaattatatatatatatatatatatatttatattttatatgagagaaatcatttatcaaaaaataaaattggaaaatTACATGTGGTAATCACTAAATGGAACACGTGTCACATAAAAAGGTTCGATTTCGAAACACAAACGTGTCACAGTGACGCGTTGGTAGTTAAAGTTAACTCCCACGATAAGAATACGACGCACATTCCATATGCATGACCAATCACCAACATATATTTGTCTCTTAATCATGTACGGATAGACCCAAGTACTCTGACTTCTTTCACAAGTCTCTATTGCACGAGTCATGTGAATTgttagcaaatttggattcCTGAATTATTCGAATGGataattattcggaataatttgGCTAGTTAATTTatgaattccatcaaaaacacaggtaaaataaaatctagatttggattcgaattcgggaattattcttttaccaaataaaaaattgaatattatttttataatttaaatatgtGAGATATATGCAGAATTTTTCATTAATAGCTACCTAGGATTAAATCTCTCAATTTCCATGCATGTTGGGCTTATTGATACAGATGACAGGGTCAGCCAACCTATGCAAAGAGGATTTCACGCGTTTGGGATATAGATCCTTCCTAGATCTCAGACCGACCCGTTTGCATAACCCAATAAGAGTATGAATATAATCAAGTCTATTACTTTGATCTTTAATTTTCTCTTAGTGGGCAATTTTTCGTTAGAGACATAGTTGAGCTCATGACTTCATtacaagaagggaaaaaaaaatcatgactTCATGGTAAACCTCAACAATCAACTCATTTACCATATTAAAGCATTTGCCCTTGAAAATCTTCAGAAATGTGAACCTGATTCAATGATAGACAACCCACATGTTGAAGAAAGCTACTTCCTCATTAGACTTATCAAACCAATAAATTGGACTCCATAGTTAAATTGGGTTTCTCCTTACATGGGAGGGCTCTATTTTGTTTTGGTGGGCACTTTGACAATCAATCAAACATGTGATAGGCATCAAAGCCTAAAGAGAGCATACATACCATAGTTAACCTATGGAGCTCTGTTTTGTCTAGGTGGTACTTTGACAATCAATCGATCGAACATGTGATATgtatcaaagcttgaagatTCTCAAATCCCAATGAGTTATTGGCTTATTTAGCTGTTTTTTGTCCATCAGACTTTGTACTTGTAGTAGATTTAGCTTTTACATCTTTGAGGTTGTGAACGTTAATCCAAGTTTTTGTATTCTATATTAGTTTCTATAAATGGACTACTAACGGCTCTCTTTCGATCACTGGTGGCAATACGAACAGGTAGGTATACGGTATACCCCCAATCCCCTCTGTCCATTTCCTCCCTTATCTTGGCTGTTTTTTCACAAATCTCTCTCTTACCTTTGATCTCTCTCCCTCGACTCTCCCCCAGTTCAGTTTCATGTAAGGAGTCGTAACTAATATCTAAATCTTGTAAAAGATTTGATGGACGTCTACAGGGTTTATGATGAGAGACAAATCTCCATattgaaaagttttttttttagttgaacCAAATTATTCGGATTTAATTCGGTTCGTCTGACTTATTCACgttttttaatcaaattcaaaaaaccCGGgacttttttcaaaattttattttaaattcggaTTCGAATAGAATTATTCTTATTGTTCGGAATTATTCTATTCTTTCAAATAAGAATTAAATAACTAGGCTCATGACGCGTTattatgggggaaaaaaaaatcatgacgCGTTGTTCAAGGGTAATTGGATAGTTGACTTTCCTCCACAATCCAAATCGTGGGGTGAAAATCATCAACAACTGTTGCATTGATGCAGTGAACATCGGGTGGCGAAGAACCTCTTAGGGTGTGTGCCCACATGCTCTTAGTCGTCTGGTGCTCACCGCACCTCACTATTTGCTATAGAGGATGTTGGCTCGAGGTGAAATTGAGTTAGGTCAAGTTTCTTAAAACCTCAGCTCAAACTTAGGCTTCCAAAAttcaactcaaatcaaacccaacacAACCCTATTGGGCTCATGCTTAGGCCCAATCCTATTGGATTCAAGCCATTCCAATCCAGTCCTAATTCATTTGGTCGAGTTGGCCTTGAATTTTGCTAGGATCTGACTAATTATGATTAGACCTTGTTCTTTTCCATTTGTATCCTATGTATTattgggaagaaaaaagaaaaagtatcaTCAGACCAAATGATCAGCACACAAATAAAATCTTGAAATGGAAGACTAATAGATGTTTAGGGCACTGGCCATAAGAATCAATTAAACAGATGTTAtaattttgaataaaaagaatAGGATGACAAcctaaaattatattatataaatcaagatTAAAATTAGATTGGGGTGGACTACGTCGGATTGGGCCTAAGTCTCAACTTAGGTTTGACCCAACCCTAACCTACCCTCAAGGTCAGATTTGTTAGCCTAAATCCTTTTTAGGCTTAGAACAGGTCAAGATCAGTCCAGACCCGtgaggccaaacttacacccttaGGCTATATTTGatagctaagagaagaaaagaaaagaaaaaagtacataaATTTCTCCTTGTGCTTGGTATGTCTTCATTCAAGAAAaacttcaatttttgaattttaaaattctttttgggaattatgaagttttcttttactcaaaaaaaaaaaaaatcttgtcaaaaacacaagaaaacatgagaaaatataaaaacttttcttttcttctcttctaatgctAACCAAACATAcgtattttcttttattttcttaccatttcatttattttctttttttttttcctttcttttctatattcttttttcttttcttctcttatctacTAAACATAGGCTTAATGGCAACGAGAATTCTGATTCCATTTCGTTACAATAATGCAATGGTGACAACACAATTCACAGACTGATCGTTTCAACAATTACAATCAGAAATTATCACTCTATCCAATTAAATAGAAGTACTGGTCTTGTTATCGATCATATATGTCTGATCAGTTCTATTCGCATATgcctcttttaattttttttcttatccaaaaaaacatagaaaaaatgTCAACCAATGCCAGATGTGAGATAATTGCGATCGCCtgcttcctttattttcttaaaagggTGAACGTGAGCTCGATGAGAAGATTGAGATCTGGATGTCAACGGTTGGATTTGGATCCATGGGAATAGCTATTGTCATTTATTTACTTAAATAAGCCTTAAATATATATTCCAAGTATCCAAACATTTTGTTGACTAGCTACTTGTCATttaagctgtgtttggtagccaagaaaaaaaaatctacttttttctttgtttaagaaGTTCTCTTAATGCTTGGCATATCTTCAATgaagagaagattctttttttgaattttaaaatccaCCTTGAAAATAGTGAAGTTCTCTTTTACTGCCAAAAAAATAATCTTgtcaaaaatacaagaaaacaaaagaaaatacaaaaatattccctttcttttattttcttctcttctaatgataGCCAAACATGcatactttttctattttcttctcatttcatttcattactattcttttattttcttctcttttctaaattcctttttcttttctattcttttattttcttctcttttctagattcctttttcttttcttttctttttttctcttgactaccaaacacagccttagggtGTTATGTTTGGTCAAGAAAGTAGTTGGTTGAGGAGTTTGGAAGTTGACTCTGACATTCAGTTAATTAATTAGCACGTAAGATAGCGGTTAATTAGCAAAGGGATAAGGCAAGAGCACTAGTTAGACTAGTGGTGGCAGCTTCGACTTTGCCGGGGAAGGAGATTGTGGTATCTAATGCTATCGCATGCAAGTGTACGGCCAAATGGGCCAAATGGGTGTGTGATAATAGTATTATGTTGTATTGCAATTAGTGTGGCCAAATGGGTCCCTTGGTTGGCCAAGCAGCCCctgaactatatatatatatatatatatatcatcatcatcatcatcatcattattatttaatattttttcttcgtAAAATATTTCGGCGAATTACTTGTAATAATGCTTACCCACACTCATGCGTTGTCATAAATGATCCTATATGCCTATTCCTCTCATGTGATATTGTTAGGTGACCTAGCTAGGTCCTCCAAGTGTGCCATCTACACCAAATGTAGATCAAGTTCTCGAACGAGAGTTATTCTTGTACGATCTGATCTACACACATGGAATCCATCACCCAATTTTTCTTTGTATGGATTCCTTGTGTGATGATCAGTCCgtacaaaaatggtttttttttttttttttcttctaaagatTGAAACTTGATATGCAAGCATGACACATCTGCTTGTTCACAAAATTTCTCACCTATTTAACTTGCCATATATCTGATCTTTAGACCATCCAAGAAACAAGGcgtttttaattattttaactTAATGAAcgtattaattttaattttttttcatcacaATCCAAGTCTCTCCATATGATGCATTAGTTGGGGCCTAAATTAGTAATAAGCGACTACACTCTCCACAAAGATTGGGACAACAATAAACTCATCGATCAAAATAGGGAAGATTAATGTTAAACCAAGAGAAGGCTTTCCTAAAGGGCCATTTAGTTGGGTCACGTGGGAAAATGATAAAACTATCATGGTTTGTTGAATAGATAAGACATTAGGGATATATTCCATTAAAGaaaatttaaacccaaaaataatcaagcgaaaaaaaaaagctgccTCATTTCATGGTTTCTTGCAACCTTAAAACTTTTTTACACTTgagtggtagagaacctactaccATAAAGAAAATATTCCTACATTCTTTGTGggcattttttattatttagggTTCTATGAACACCGGTATAGGGGAGTGCAACAATGAGTTGCAATGAAATGGTGTCGACCATAGAAAGACAAAAGGGCATTCCACATGAAGAGGAAAGAGTTAGACAGGGAGGTGCTAGGCGCACTTTGGCCCCACTGGCTCatataattttttccttttcactttTGACCCAATTGCACATGAAAATGTGAACAAAAACAGTTAGGAATAAGGTAAAATCTTTCCAATTAAGTAATCTTTCACAGGACCTAGGGTTTAGAAATTCTATATTGTTATGATTGAACTCTAAATTCATTATTAACTTCAATCCCCTATTATATAAACTCCAAAACACTTTTTCTAGTCAATCAGAGGGTTAAATTGATTAGATGAAGAGACTCTATCCTCACAATGGATGGAGAAAATAAAGTGAACTCCAATCTTTTCCAatttgatgagcaagatgacaagGAGGTGAAAGCCATTGAAAATGGTTGACGGCCGAAATTCCTAGTATGAAGTGTGATCCATGCCTTTCATAGGAATACAAGTGAGATCCAGGTCCATGTTAAGGAAAAGGACCATCACCAATCTTGGAATGGATGGACTATGGAGTTAAGAGTTAAAGCTCGAGGCCACGTTAGTAAAGTGGAAAATACCTAAGGAAGAATAGTAATAGGTCAGCTGATAGATGATACTTAGGCACCTTTTGACAATGTTCTTGTTATTTCTGTGTCCAAAAataacagaaacataaattcatgTTTTTGGGAATAGAAACGGATTTTTGggtatttgataaacctgtttcttgaaTCGTTTTTCACacacattgttgtttgataacaGTTGTTTCAATCAAATTTCGCAAACCACTTCAAAGACTCAAGTAAACAAATGTGTTGTCGAAAGGAGTTCATGCCAGGTCCCAAGGAGGAAGGTGGgggaaatgaaaaagaaaaagaaaaaaagccaaATAAAAGGAAGCTTTTTGAAGTATTTCCCCATCATAAATATGCCATCTAATGAACTCCATCGCTGCGTTGAAAAGGAATGAGTGGAAGAGAGTGACTTATAGGGTAGGATGCTACCACTTTACCATTGTCACCAGAGTCGTGCGCCGCTATTGTCGCCGATGTTCCATCGTCagctttgaagaagaaagagcgGGAGAAAGGGATCCAACGGGTAGTATGCCGTCGCTGCTCCATCGCCggctttgaagaagaaagagcaggAGAGAGGGATCCATCGGGCAGTATGCCGCCTCTACTCCATCGCCGGCTTTGAAGAATAAAGAGTGGGAGAGAGGGATCCTTTGGTAGTATGCCGCCGCTACTCCATCGCCTTCAGTGGATGTAGAAGAGAAGTGGGTGCGAGGGGTTTTTGTCGGGACTTTCACAATTTTGGGCACCACAGCCGTTTTCaaaaacgacgaaacaagtatgACTTATTTCATCACATGCGTTTCTAGGATGATAAATAACgacaaattttgatttatatttctaaaagCAAGAGAAACGGAACGAATTTACCGAATGCTTTTTATATTGTTTCTTCGTTTatggaaacaagaaaatatagaaaCGAAACATTGTCAAACAGTACATTAATTCT is part of the Macadamia integrifolia cultivar HAES 741 chromosome 9, SCU_Mint_v3, whole genome shotgun sequence genome and encodes:
- the LOC122087959 gene encoding low affinity inorganic phosphate transporter 1-like, whose translation is MAKDQLQVLNALDVAKTQWYHFTAIIIAGMGFFTDAYDLFCISLVTKLLGRIYYHHEGAAKPGSLPPSVSAAVNGVAFVGTLTGQLFFGWLGDKMGRKRVYGMTLMVMVLCSVASGLSFGHTPKSVMATLCFFRFWLGFGIGGDYPLSATIMSEYANKKTRGAFIAAVFAMQGFGILAGGMVAIIVSAAFKAKYPAPTYEENPLASTIPEADFVWRIILMFGALPALLTYYWRLKMPETARYTALVAKNAKQAASDMAKVMQVDVEAEQEKVDEITERDKSFGLFSKEFLLRHGFHLLGTTSTWFLLDIAFYSQNLFQKDIFTAIGWIPNAKTMNAIEEVYRIARAQTLIALCSTVPGYWFTVAFIDIIGRFAIQLMGFFFMTVFMFALAIPYHHWTLKENRIGFVIMYSLTFFFANFGPNATTFVVPAEIFPARLRSTCHGISAASGKLGAMVGAFGFLYAAQSQDKTKTDAGYPAGIGMRNSLIVLGCINFLGLVCTFLVPESKGKSLEEMSGENENEAGTSEEAELGSNNRTLPV